From one Magnolia sinica isolate HGM2019 chromosome 18, MsV1, whole genome shotgun sequence genomic stretch:
- the LOC131233573 gene encoding uncharacterized protein LOC131233573, with amino-acid sequence MWIHRPLITKYIGLRSFSQAAAAVAEVFHQPPELTFSYLEGFPKPDPKYAETILAIPRVDSSKRIRNKERKAGRVPSIVFEQEKGEEGGNKRLISVKTNQIRKLVNHLGYSFFLSRLFDLEVRSDFDSDELIEKVRVLPRKLHLHSGTDAVLNVTFMRAPSHALLKVDVPLMFRGEDACPGLRKGAYFNTIKRTVKYLCPADIVPPYIDVDLSELDVGQKLTMGDLQVHPALKLLRPAEEPVCKIMGSRVSQEQKKSK; translated from the exons ATGTGGATCCATCGCCCTCTAATCACCAAATACATCGGTCTCCGATCGTTCTcccaagcagcagcagcagtagcagaggTCTTTCATCAGCCGCCCGAGCTCACCTTCTCTTACCTTGAAGGATTTCCCAAACCCGACCCGAAATACGCCGAGACGATCCTCGCGATCCCTCGAGTGGATTCTAGTAAGCGCATAAGGAACAAGGAGAGGAAAGCAGGGCGCGTGCCGAGCATTGTATTTGAGCAGGAGAAAGGAGAGGAGGGAGGTAACAAGCGCCTTATTTCTGTTAAGACGAATCAGATCCGTAAGCTCGTCAACCATCTCGGCTACTCCTTCTTCCTCTCCAGGCTTTTCGATCTCGAGGTGCGGTCTGATTTCGACTCCGACGAGCTCATCGAGAAGGTCCGGGTCTTGCCCCGAAAG TTACATCTGCACTCAGGCACAGATGCAGTGCTTAATGTTACATTCATGAGAGCCCCTTCACATGCTTTACTGAAGGTGGATGTTCCTCTCATGTTCAGAGGAGAAGATGCATGCCCTGGATTAAGAAAAG GGGCTTATTTCAATACCATAAAAAGGACTGTGAAATATCTTTGTCCTGCCGACATTGTTCCACCATACATCGATGTGGATTTAAGTGAGTTGGACGTGGGCCAGAAGTTGACAATGGGAGACTTGCAGGTTCATCCAGCACTTAAACTTCTTCGGCCAGCAGAGGAGCCAGTTTGTAAGATTATGGGGTCAAGGGTCTCTCAAGAACAGAAGAAATCTAAATGA